In Streptomyces longhuiensis, the following proteins share a genomic window:
- a CDS encoding SpoIIE family protein phosphatase yields the protein MRTGDPLPPVGDVLAAVDTGVWRWDNRAGLVTFDAEAARLLGLPASRVTLTEAAVRSRFHPVDWNEIYGVVQLAVAEGTLAEARLRIMDDQGVVIRTVRSRSKPVLHGDSHAYELIGTLQEVSEPAPGAAARTPVTGDWRRSREAFLLDAGRALAEAGSTEEVLRVAAGLSMPGFSPDGLAVFGVGGDRLTVIGHHGQEPGEEAPFTDMPLDTNYPAAEVVRTGRAVYLSSAEQYRLRYPAAWPLAQRFQRQSWAFLPLIVAGRTIGAWMAGFAYPVSFTPDERSVLTTVARMLAQALSRAGITESERELTDGLQRSMLPTLGPEIPGMSVAARYVPTGGGLQVGGDWYDMIPLPTGRIALVIGDVQGHDVRAAGLMGQLRIALRAYAAEGHRPDAVLSRASRFLYGVTDSITYGSTGGPGKDIEKGSEAGDPRFATCLYVEADPKTGILEIARAGHPDPAIRMTDGTVLVRPTAGGLPLGVDPDADYPTTRLALEPGDTLLICTDGLIETGGHDLDTGWARIRGILEEHGGHGERSTDPDRLEDLADALVRAVHGPFSHYTTGPLVDRREDDIAVLLLARTVLPEAPAPARRTAMTVAQAEPERVAAARHQLRELLHDWTDEDQVDSAVLMISEMLTNVLVHTDGDALLVAEVAHEPARRLRVEVADASDDLPHKRHPGELASSGRGLVLMELLADRWGVDPRGEGKSIWFELYESSADVSRETPDGADGPSPAE from the coding sequence ATGCGCACTGGTGACCCCCTGCCGCCCGTGGGGGACGTTCTCGCCGCCGTCGACACCGGTGTGTGGCGGTGGGACAACCGGGCCGGGCTGGTCACCTTCGACGCGGAGGCGGCCCGGCTGCTCGGCCTGCCCGCATCCCGGGTGACGCTGACGGAGGCCGCCGTACGCTCCCGTTTCCACCCCGTCGACTGGAACGAGATCTACGGCGTGGTCCAGCTCGCCGTCGCCGAGGGCACCCTCGCCGAGGCCCGGCTGCGGATCATGGACGATCAGGGCGTGGTCATCAGGACCGTACGCAGCCGCTCCAAGCCGGTCCTGCACGGCGACTCGCACGCGTACGAGCTGATCGGCACACTCCAGGAGGTCAGCGAGCCCGCCCCGGGGGCCGCGGCGCGCACCCCCGTGACCGGCGACTGGCGGCGCTCCCGCGAGGCGTTCCTGCTGGACGCCGGGCGGGCGCTCGCCGAGGCGGGGTCCACCGAGGAGGTCCTGCGGGTCGCGGCCGGGCTCTCCATGCCGGGGTTCTCGCCGGACGGTCTCGCCGTCTTCGGCGTCGGCGGCGACCGGCTCACGGTCATCGGACACCACGGGCAGGAGCCGGGCGAGGAGGCGCCTTTCACGGACATGCCCCTGGACACCAACTATCCGGCCGCCGAGGTGGTGCGCACCGGCCGCGCCGTCTATCTGTCGTCGGCCGAGCAGTACCGCCTGCGCTACCCGGCCGCCTGGCCGCTGGCCCAGCGCTTCCAGCGGCAGTCCTGGGCGTTCCTGCCGCTCATCGTGGCCGGCCGCACCATCGGCGCCTGGATGGCCGGGTTCGCCTACCCGGTGTCCTTCACACCCGACGAGCGCTCCGTCCTGACGACGGTGGCGCGCATGCTGGCGCAGGCCCTGTCGCGCGCCGGGATCACCGAGTCGGAACGGGAGCTGACGGACGGACTCCAGCGCTCGATGCTGCCCACGCTCGGCCCCGAGATCCCCGGGATGAGCGTCGCCGCCCGCTACGTGCCGACCGGCGGCGGCCTCCAGGTCGGCGGCGACTGGTACGACATGATCCCGCTGCCCACCGGGCGCATCGCGCTCGTCATCGGCGATGTGCAGGGGCACGACGTGCGGGCCGCAGGCCTGATGGGACAGCTGCGGATCGCGCTGCGTGCGTACGCGGCCGAGGGGCACCGCCCGGACGCCGTCCTCTCCCGCGCCTCCCGCTTCCTGTACGGGGTCACCGACTCCATCACGTACGGCTCCACGGGTGGCCCCGGCAAGGACATCGAGAAGGGCTCGGAGGCGGGCGACCCGCGCTTCGCGACCTGCCTGTACGTGGAGGCCGACCCGAAGACGGGAATCCTGGAGATCGCCCGCGCGGGCCACCCCGACCCCGCGATACGCATGACCGACGGGACGGTCCTGGTGCGGCCCACCGCGGGCGGGCTGCCCCTCGGCGTCGACCCCGACGCCGACTACCCCACGACCCGGCTCGCCCTTGAACCCGGCGACACCCTGCTGATCTGCACCGACGGCCTCATCGAGACGGGCGGCCACGACCTCGACACCGGCTGGGCCCGCATCCGCGGCATCCTCGAGGAGCACGGCGGGCACGGGGAGCGCTCCACCGACCCCGACCGGCTGGAGGACCTGGCGGACGCACTCGTGCGGGCCGTGCACGGCCCCTTCTCGCACTACACGACGGGCCCGCTCGTCGACCGGCGCGAGGACGACATAGCGGTGCTGCTCCTCGCCAGGACGGTCCTGCCCGAGGCGCCGGCGCCCGCGCGCCGCACCGCGATGACCGTCGCCCAGGCCGAGCCGGAGCGGGTCGCCGCCGCCCGCCATCAACTGCGCGAGCTGCTGCACGACTGGACCGACGAGGACCAGGTCGACTCGGCGGTCCTGATGATCTCGGAGATGCTCACGAACGTCCTCGTCCACACGGACGGTGACGCCCTCCTGGTCGCCGAGGTCGCCCACGAGCCCGCGCGGCGGCTGCGCGTCGAGGTCGCCGACGCCAGTGACGACCTGCCGCACAAGCGCCACCCGGGCGAGCTCGCGTCGTCCGGGCGCGGCCTCGTCCTGATGGAGCTGCTCGCCGACCGCTGGGGCGTGGACCCGAGGGGCGAGGGCAAGAGCATCTGGTTCGAGCTCTACGAGTCTTCGGCCGACGTTTCACGTGAAACCCCCGACGGCGCCGACGGCCCCTCGCCTGCGGAGTAG
- the aspS gene encoding aspartate--tRNA ligase, with product MHRYRSHTCGELRASDVGSDVRLSGWLHNRRDLGGILFIDLRDHYGITQLVARPGTAAAEVLDRLTKETVVRVDGKVVSRGADNVNSELPTGEIEIEAAEVEVLGAAQQIPFTINADDGVNEERRLEYRFLDLRRERMHRNIMLRSSVIASIRSKMVALGFNEMATPILSATSPEGARDFVVPSRLNPGKFYALPQAPQQFKQLLMISGFDRYFQIAPCFRDEDARADRSPGEFYQLDVEMSFVEQEDVFQPIEKLMTELFEEFGGGRHVTSPFPRIPFRESMLKYGSDKPDLRAQLELVDISDVFEGSEFKAFAGKHVRGLPVPDTASQSRKFFDGLGDYAVEQGAKGLAWVRVAEDGSLTGPIAKFLTDENVKVLTERLGLKAGHAVFFGAGEFDEVSKIMGAVRVEAAKRAGHFEEGVFRFCWIVDFPMYEKDEDTGKIDFSHNPFSMPQGGLEALETKDPLDILGWQYDIVCNGVELSSGAIRNHEPEIMLKAFEIAGYDRDTVEEQFAGMLRAFRFGAPPHGGIAPGVDRIVMLLADEPNIRETIAFPLNGNAQDLMMGAPTELDETRLRELNIQLRKPVGEKK from the coding sequence ATGCATCGGTACAGGTCCCACACCTGCGGCGAGCTCCGCGCCTCTGACGTCGGATCCGACGTCCGGCTGAGCGGCTGGCTGCACAATCGGCGCGACCTGGGCGGCATCCTCTTCATCGATCTGCGGGACCACTACGGGATCACGCAGCTCGTCGCCCGCCCCGGCACCGCGGCCGCCGAGGTCCTCGACCGGCTGACCAAGGAGACGGTCGTCCGCGTCGACGGCAAGGTCGTCTCGCGCGGCGCCGACAACGTCAACTCCGAGCTGCCCACGGGCGAGATCGAGATCGAGGCCGCCGAGGTCGAGGTGCTCGGCGCGGCCCAGCAGATCCCGTTCACGATCAACGCGGACGACGGGGTGAACGAGGAGCGGCGCCTGGAGTACCGCTTCCTCGACCTGCGTCGCGAGCGCATGCACCGCAACATCATGCTGCGCTCGTCCGTCATCGCCTCCATCCGCTCCAAGATGGTGGCCCTCGGGTTCAACGAGATGGCGACGCCGATCCTCAGCGCGACCTCCCCGGAGGGCGCCCGCGACTTCGTCGTCCCCTCGCGCCTCAACCCGGGCAAGTTCTACGCGCTGCCGCAGGCCCCGCAGCAGTTCAAGCAGCTGCTGATGATCTCGGGCTTCGACCGCTACTTCCAGATCGCGCCCTGCTTCCGTGACGAGGACGCCCGCGCGGACCGCTCGCCGGGCGAGTTCTACCAGCTCGACGTGGAGATGTCCTTCGTCGAGCAGGAGGACGTCTTCCAGCCGATCGAGAAGCTGATGACCGAGCTCTTCGAGGAGTTCGGCGGCGGCCGCCACGTCACGTCCCCGTTCCCGCGGATCCCGTTCCGCGAGTCGATGCTCAAGTACGGCTCGGACAAGCCGGACCTGCGCGCCCAGCTCGAACTGGTCGACATCTCGGACGTGTTCGAGGGCTCCGAGTTCAAGGCGTTCGCCGGGAAGCACGTGCGCGGGCTGCCCGTCCCGGACACCGCGTCGCAGTCCCGCAAGTTCTTCGACGGCCTCGGTGACTACGCGGTCGAGCAGGGCGCGAAGGGCCTCGCCTGGGTCCGCGTCGCCGAGGACGGGTCGCTCACGGGCCCGATCGCGAAGTTCCTCACGGACGAGAACGTCAAGGTCCTCACCGAGCGCCTCGGCCTGAAGGCCGGCCACGCCGTGTTCTTCGGCGCGGGCGAGTTCGACGAGGTCTCCAAGATCATGGGCGCCGTCCGTGTCGAGGCCGCCAAGCGCGCCGGACACTTCGAGGAGGGCGTCTTCCGCTTCTGCTGGATCGTCGACTTCCCGATGTACGAGAAGGACGAGGACACCGGGAAGATCGACTTCTCGCACAACCCGTTCTCCATGCCGCAGGGTGGCCTCGAGGCCTTGGAGACCAAGGACCCGCTGGACATCCTGGGCTGGCAGTACGACATCGTCTGCAACGGCGTGGAGCTGTCCTCCGGCGCGATCCGGAACCACGAGCCCGAGATCATGCTCAAGGCCTTCGAGATCGCGGGCTACGACCGTGACACCGTCGAGGAGCAGTTCGCGGGCATGCTCCGCGCGTTCCGCTTCGGCGCCCCGCCGCACGGCGGGATCGCCCCCGGTGTCGACCGCATCGTCATGCTCCTCGCCGACGAGCCGAACATCCGCGAGACCATCGCGTTCCCGCTCAACGGCAACGCGCAGGACCTGATGATGGGCGCGCCCACGGAGCTCGACGAGACGCGCCTGCGCGAGCTGAACATCCAGCTGCGCAAGCCGGTGGGCGAGAAGAAGTAG
- the metG gene encoding methionine--tRNA ligase: MARHLITSALPYINGIKHLGNMVGSMLPADVYSRYLRQRGHDVLYICATDEHGTPAELAAKEQGLPVAEFCGKAHDAQKAVYDGFGLAFDHFGRSSSAQNAELTQHFARKLNENGFIEERAIRQVYSPADGRFLPDRYVEGTCPHCGYDKARGDQCENCTRVLDPTDLINPRSAISGSTDLEVRETKHLFLLQSKLQVEVEEWIARTAGEWPQLASSIARKWLTEGLHDRAITRDLDWGVPVPADTWPELAAEGKVFYVWFDAPIEYIGSTKEWSDQNPADRDWKSWWYKADDVRYTQFMAKDNVPFHSVMFPATEMGVREPWKKVDYLKSFNWLTYYGGKFSTSQKRGIFTDAALEILPADYWRYFLIANAPESDDSSFTWEHFAATVNKDLADTLGNFVNRVLSFSRKRFGDDVPAGKEAGEAEAKLGTEIAGLLAEYEAQMEALQFRKAASALRALWSAGNSYLEEKAPWLEIKTDPEAAALTLRTAMNLIHLYAVVSEPFIPASSKAMRGAFALADDTATWVTAEQAKSLDTVPAGTAFTVPPVLFAKITEEDLESYRERFGGAAE; the protein is encoded by the coding sequence ATGGCTCGACACCTCATCACCAGCGCCCTTCCGTACATCAACGGAATCAAGCACCTGGGCAACATGGTGGGGTCCATGCTCCCGGCGGACGTGTACTCCCGGTACCTCCGCCAGCGCGGCCACGACGTCCTGTACATCTGCGCCACCGACGAGCACGGCACGCCCGCCGAGCTGGCCGCGAAGGAGCAGGGCCTGCCGGTCGCCGAGTTCTGCGGCAAGGCGCACGACGCGCAGAAGGCCGTGTACGACGGCTTCGGCCTGGCCTTCGACCACTTCGGCCGCAGCTCGTCCGCGCAGAACGCGGAGCTCACGCAGCACTTCGCGCGCAAGCTGAACGAGAACGGCTTCATCGAGGAGCGCGCGATCCGTCAGGTGTACTCGCCTGCCGACGGCCGCTTCCTGCCGGACCGCTACGTCGAGGGCACCTGCCCGCACTGCGGCTACGACAAGGCGCGCGGCGACCAGTGCGAGAACTGCACGCGCGTCCTGGACCCGACGGACCTGATCAACCCGCGCTCGGCGATCTCCGGCTCCACGGACCTGGAGGTCCGCGAGACGAAGCACCTCTTCCTGCTCCAGTCGAAGCTGCAGGTCGAGGTCGAGGAGTGGATCGCGCGGACCGCGGGCGAGTGGCCTCAGCTGGCCTCCTCCATCGCCCGCAAGTGGCTGACCGAGGGCCTGCACGACCGCGCGATCACCCGTGACCTGGACTGGGGCGTCCCCGTCCCGGCCGACACGTGGCCGGAGCTGGCCGCCGAGGGCAAGGTCTTCTACGTCTGGTTCGACGCCCCGATCGAGTACATCGGCTCGACGAAGGAGTGGTCGGACCAGAACCCGGCGGACCGCGACTGGAAGTCGTGGTGGTACAAGGCCGACGACGTCCGGTACACGCAGTTCATGGCCAAGGACAACGTCCCGTTCCACAGCGTCATGTTCCCCGCCACGGAGATGGGCGTGCGCGAGCCGTGGAAGAAGGTCGACTACCTCAAGTCCTTCAACTGGCTGACGTACTACGGCGGCAAGTTCTCCACGTCGCAGAAGCGCGGCATCTTCACGGACGCCGCCCTGGAGATCCTCCCGGCCGACTACTGGCGCTACTTCCTCATCGCCAACGCGCCGGAGTCCGACGACTCCTCGTTCACGTGGGAGCACTTCGCGGCCACGGTGAACAAGGACCTCGCCGACACCCTCGGCAACTTCGTGAACCGCGTCCTGTCCTTCTCCCGCAAGCGCTTCGGTGACGACGTGCCCGCGGGCAAGGAGGCCGGCGAGGCGGAGGCGAAGCTGGGCACGGAGATCGCCGGGCTGCTCGCCGAGTACGAGGCCCAGATGGAGGCCCTCCAGTTCCGCAAGGCCGCGTCCGCGCTGCGCGCCCTGTGGTCGGCGGGCAACTCCTACCTGGAGGAGAAGGCCCCCTGGCTGGAGATCAAGACCGACCCGGAGGCCGCGGCCCTCACGCTGCGCACGGCGATGAACCTCATCCACCTGTACGCGGTCGTGTCCGAACCCTTCATCCCGGCCTCGTCGAAGGCGATGCGCGGCGCGTTCGCGCTGGCCGACGACACGGCCACGTGGGTCACCGCCGAGCAGGCCAAGTCCCTGGACACGGTCCCCGCGGGCACGGCCTTCACGGTCCCGCCGGTGCTCTTCGCGAAGATCACCGAGGAGGACCTGGAGTCCTACCGCGAGCGCTTCGGCGGCGCTGCGGAATAA
- a CDS encoding pirin family protein, with protein MPAVTVENPLTLPRVAASADAVARPVLAVTTAPSGFEGEGFPVRRAFAGINYKYLDPFIMMDQMGEVEYAPGEPKGTPWHPHRGFETVTYIIDGTFVHQDSNGGGGTITNGDTQWMTAGSGLLHIEAPPEALVMSGGLFHGLQLWVNLPAADKMKDPRYQDIRGGQVKLLTTADGGALLRVIAGELDGHDGPGITHTPITMVHATVRPGAELTLPWREEFNGLAYVLAGRGTVGTDRRPVHMGQTAVFGAGSSLTVRADETQDSNTPDLEVVLLGGRPIREPMAHYGPFVMNTRDELQQAFEDFQAGRLGVIPGERIPHT; from the coding sequence ATGCCTGCAGTGACCGTCGAAAACCCGCTGACCCTGCCCCGTGTGGCCGCGTCCGCCGACGCCGTGGCCCGCCCCGTGCTGGCCGTGACGACCGCGCCCAGCGGATTCGAGGGCGAGGGATTCCCGGTGCGCCGAGCGTTCGCCGGGATCAACTACAAGTACCTCGACCCGTTCATCATGATGGACCAGATGGGTGAGGTGGAGTACGCGCCCGGAGAGCCCAAGGGCACGCCCTGGCACCCGCACCGCGGCTTCGAGACCGTCACCTACATCATCGACGGCACCTTCGTTCACCAGGACTCCAACGGCGGTGGCGGCACCATCACCAACGGCGACACCCAGTGGATGACGGCCGGCTCGGGCCTCCTGCACATCGAGGCGCCGCCGGAGGCGCTGGTCATGTCCGGCGGGCTCTTCCACGGCCTCCAGCTGTGGGTGAACCTCCCGGCCGCCGACAAGATGAAGGACCCCCGCTACCAGGACATCCGCGGTGGCCAGGTCAAGCTCCTCACCACCGCCGACGGCGGCGCCCTGCTGCGCGTCATCGCGGGTGAGCTCGACGGTCACGACGGCCCCGGCATCACGCACACGCCGATCACGATGGTCCACGCGACCGTCCGCCCCGGCGCCGAGCTGACGCTGCCGTGGCGCGAGGAGTTCAACGGCCTCGCGTACGTCCTCGCCGGCCGCGGCACCGTCGGCACCGACCGCAGGCCGGTCCACATGGGCCAGACCGCCGTCTTCGGCGCGGGCTCCTCGCTGACCGTCCGCGCGGACGAGACGCAGGACTCCAACACCCCGGACCTCGAGGTCGTCCTCCTGGGAGGCCGCCCGATCCGGGAGCCGATGGCGCACTACGGTCCGTTCGTCATGAACACCCGCGACGAACTCCAGCAGGCGTTCGAGGACTTCCAGGCGGGCCGGCTCGGGGTCATCCCGGGAGAGCGGATCCCGCACACGTAA
- a CDS encoding SseB family protein, with protein MYGYDQTAGPGQQYAPPQQGMQGGYGQQAPPLYPEPSPPSLADAVRAFTTGSMSAEDFQQIFATSKVYCPRGDNPGFLALHNTQQPVIPMFTSLKELRRYAGKESKYFVITGAEVIDLLPTGYGFVLDMEGEHRMVFDAKAVEQMVDFAMRRMYG; from the coding sequence ATGTACGGCTACGACCAGACCGCGGGACCCGGGCAGCAGTACGCGCCGCCGCAGCAGGGCATGCAGGGCGGGTACGGCCAGCAGGCTCCGCCGCTGTATCCGGAGCCGTCGCCTCCGTCGCTGGCGGACGCGGTCCGCGCCTTCACCACGGGCTCGATGTCCGCCGAGGACTTCCAGCAGATCTTCGCCACGTCGAAGGTCTACTGCCCGCGCGGCGACAACCCCGGCTTCCTCGCGCTGCACAACACCCAGCAGCCGGTCATCCCCATGTTCACCTCGCTCAAGGAGCTGCGCAGGTACGCGGGCAAGGAGTCCAAGTACTTCGTGATCACCGGCGCCGAGGTGATCGACCTGCTCCCGACCGGGTACGGCTTCGTCCTCGACATGGAGGGTGAGCACCGGATGGTCTTCGACGCCAAGGCGGTCGAGCAGATGGTCGACTTCGCGATGCGCCGTATGTACGGCTAG
- the adhP gene encoding alcohol dehydrogenase AdhP translates to MKAAVVTDFTRPLEIQHRVIPRPAAQQVLVRMEASGLCHTDIHAAAGDWPVKPVPPFVPGHEGIGIVEDLGERVGHINVGDRVAIAWLGEACGHCDHCVSGWETLCLKQRNSGYSVDGSFSEYAVAHGDYVVKVPDGLDPLDAAPLTCAGVTTYKAVKVSGAGPGKRVLISGIGGLGHLALQYARIAGAETVAVDVTDDKLRLAHELGADHVIDARTQDVAEAVRGLGGADVAIGLAVSNASLRVAYGSLRRHGTLVLVALPAGGKLELPVFEHVLEGKSVIGSIVGTRQDLAEVFQLHRLGRTRVIREQRRLKEVNEAIEDILAGRVTARLVFDFR, encoded by the coding sequence ATGAAGGCCGCCGTAGTCACCGACTTCACCCGGCCCCTGGAGATCCAGCACCGCGTGATCCCGCGGCCGGCCGCGCAGCAGGTCCTCGTCCGGATGGAGGCGAGCGGGCTGTGCCACACGGACATCCACGCCGCCGCCGGAGACTGGCCCGTCAAGCCGGTCCCGCCGTTCGTCCCGGGCCACGAGGGCATCGGGATCGTCGAGGACCTGGGCGAGCGGGTCGGCCACATCAACGTCGGCGACCGCGTCGCCATCGCCTGGCTGGGCGAGGCCTGCGGCCACTGCGACCACTGCGTGTCCGGCTGGGAGACGCTCTGCCTCAAGCAGCGCAACAGCGGCTACTCGGTCGACGGCTCCTTCTCCGAGTACGCCGTCGCGCACGGCGACTACGTCGTGAAGGTCCCCGACGGCCTCGACCCCCTGGACGCCGCCCCGCTGACCTGCGCGGGAGTGACGACGTACAAGGCCGTGAAGGTGTCGGGCGCCGGCCCCGGCAAGCGCGTCCTGATCTCCGGGATCGGCGGGCTCGGCCATCTCGCGCTCCAGTACGCGCGGATCGCGGGTGCCGAGACCGTCGCCGTGGACGTCACCGACGACAAGCTGCGCCTCGCGCACGAGCTGGGCGCCGACCATGTCATCGACGCCCGCACCCAGGACGTCGCCGAGGCGGTGCGCGGGCTGGGCGGCGCCGACGTCGCGATCGGGCTCGCCGTGTCGAACGCGTCGCTCCGGGTGGCGTACGGCTCCCTGCGCAGGCACGGCACGCTCGTCCTGGTCGCGCTGCCCGCCGGGGGCAAGCTGGAACTACCCGTGTTCGAGCACGTGCTCGAAGGCAAGAGCGTGATCGGTTCGATCGTCGGCACCCGGCAGGACCTCGCCGAGGTCTTCCAGCTGCACCGCCTCGGCCGTACCCGCGTCATCCGTGAGCAGCGCAGGCTCAAGGAGGTCAACGAGGCGATCGAGGACATCCTGGCGGGCCGGGTCACGGCCCGGCTGGTCTTCGACTTCCGCTAG
- a CDS encoding intradiol ring-cleavage dioxygenase: MTETQGPAHKRDMTRRKVILAGGAAVAAVGVGGSIAANAFAGETDAADRKSEAESCYRLISETTEGPYYIDADKLRRDITEDKEGIPMVLRLKVIDAETCKPVRNAAVDIWHCDALGIYSGYESLSTGGGGGTPPSGAPSGAPTDQPSGTPTGAPPGGGGGGGHEEPTDDERYLRGTWKTDKHGSVEFRTIFPGWYRGRAVHIHTKVHVDGKWTDAGYEGGHTCHTGQFFFEEAAVIASGKVAPYSTSTTERTTLTEDTIYDQSGTTGGLLKLTYGKGRIAKGVIGSITMAVAPDETHDSTDTQPGASASTAS; encoded by the coding sequence ATGACAGAGACTCAGGGACCAGCGCACAAACGTGACATGACCCGCCGGAAGGTCATCCTCGCGGGCGGAGCCGCCGTGGCGGCCGTCGGCGTCGGGGGCTCCATCGCCGCCAACGCGTTCGCGGGGGAGACGGACGCCGCCGACAGGAAGTCCGAGGCGGAGTCCTGCTACCGGCTCATCTCGGAGACCACCGAAGGCCCGTACTACATCGACGCGGACAAGCTCCGCCGTGACATCACGGAGGACAAGGAGGGCATCCCGATGGTCCTCCGCCTCAAGGTGATCGACGCCGAGACCTGCAAGCCCGTGCGGAACGCGGCGGTCGACATCTGGCACTGCGACGCGCTCGGCATCTACTCCGGGTACGAGTCCCTCTCCACCGGTGGCGGTGGCGGCACGCCCCCGAGCGGCGCCCCGAGCGGAGCCCCGACCGACCAGCCGTCCGGCACCCCGACGGGCGCCCCGCCCGGGGGCGGCGGTGGCGGCGGGCACGAGGAGCCCACCGACGACGAGCGCTATCTGCGGGGCACCTGGAAGACGGACAAGCACGGCAGCGTCGAGTTCAGGACGATCTTCCCCGGCTGGTACCGGGGCCGTGCCGTGCACATCCACACCAAGGTCCATGTGGACGGCAAGTGGACCGACGCCGGCTACGAGGGCGGCCACACCTGCCACACCGGCCAGTTCTTCTTCGAGGAGGCCGCGGTCATCGCCTCCGGGAAGGTCGCGCCGTACTCGACGAGCACGACCGAGCGCACGACGCTCACCGAGGACACGATCTACGACCAGAGCGGGACGACGGGCGGTCTGCTGAAGCTGACGTACGGCAAGGGGCGCATCGCGAAGGGCGTCATCGGGTCGATCACGATGGCGGTGGCACCCGACGAGACGCACGACAGCACGGACACGCAGCCGGGCGCTTCCGCCTCGACGGCCTCCTGA
- a CDS encoding AI-2E family transporter, with protein sequence MHTGTGKPLLPEPARRTAAWCALALLVTGVAAVGVWLCIVFKTAVTPLLLALLGTALLGPVHGWLIRRKVNRALAAALTCVALVAVVGGAGYIVVKTLIDTGDQIVDSVREAGTWIKSHFGITVADDLGSAAGSLQKLLSKWGASAASGVIAGLSVLGSLLTTSVLALLLTFFFLKDSDRAAGLAHSLAPGRAGETLEAMGRRAFQAVEGFMRGTTLIALIDSVCITVGLLILRVPGAVGLGSLVFVTAYIPYLGATISGAVAVLVALADRGWVTALWALGVILAVQQLEGHILQPMIQSRTVQMHPAMVMLAITAGASVAGILGMLLAVPLTAAAFGVIGEMRKRYSAGEGPSAPSGVSRETSAEDS encoded by the coding sequence GTGCACACAGGTACAGGTAAGCCGCTTCTTCCCGAACCAGCCCGCCGCACCGCCGCCTGGTGCGCCCTGGCGCTGCTCGTCACCGGGGTGGCGGCCGTCGGTGTCTGGCTGTGCATCGTCTTCAAGACGGCCGTCACGCCCCTGCTGCTCGCCCTGCTCGGCACGGCCCTGCTCGGGCCGGTGCACGGCTGGCTGATCCGCAGGAAGGTCAACCGGGCGCTCGCCGCCGCCCTCACCTGCGTCGCCCTCGTCGCCGTCGTCGGCGGCGCCGGCTACATCGTCGTCAAGACCCTCATCGACACCGGCGACCAGATCGTCGACTCGGTCCGGGAGGCCGGCACCTGGATCAAGAGCCACTTCGGGATCACCGTGGCCGACGACCTCGGGTCCGCCGCCGGCAGCCTCCAGAAGCTGCTGTCCAAGTGGGGCGCCAGTGCCGCGAGCGGAGTGATCGCCGGGCTCTCCGTCCTCGGCTCGCTCCTCACGACCAGCGTTCTCGCCCTCCTGCTCACGTTCTTCTTCCTCAAGGACTCCGACCGCGCCGCGGGCCTCGCGCACAGTCTCGCGCCCGGCCGCGCCGGGGAGACCCTGGAGGCAATGGGGCGGCGTGCCTTCCAGGCCGTCGAGGGCTTCATGCGCGGGACCACGCTGATCGCGCTCATCGATTCGGTGTGCATCACCGTCGGTCTGCTCATCCTGCGGGTGCCCGGCGCGGTCGGGCTCGGCTCCCTGGTCTTCGTCACCGCGTACATCCCCTACCTCGGGGCGACGATCTCCGGCGCGGTGGCCGTCCTGGTGGCACTCGCCGACCGGGGCTGGGTGACCGCCCTGTGGGCGCTCGGCGTCATCCTGGCCGTGCAGCAGCTGGAGGGCCACATCCTTCAGCCGATGATCCAGTCCCGCACCGTGCAGATGCATCCCGCGATGGTGATGCTGGCGATCACGGCGGGCGCCTCCGTCGCGGGCATCCTCGGCATGCTGCTCGCGGTGCCGTTGACGGCGGCCGCCTTCGGGGTGATCGGGGAGATGCGCAAGCGCTACTCCGCAGGCGAGGGGCCGTCGGCGCCGTCGGGGGTTTCACGTGAAACGTCGGCCGAAGACTCGTAG